The Aedes aegypti strain LVP_AGWG chromosome 3, AaegL5.0 Primary Assembly, whole genome shotgun sequence genome contains a region encoding:
- the LOC5566757 gene encoding opsin-1, with protein sequence MASYGAWMAAQSAGHAVASNLTVVDRVPADMLHMVDAHWYQFPPMNPLWHSLLGFAIAVLCFISVVGNGMVMYIFTNTKTLRTPSNLLVVNLAFSDFLMMFTMGPPMVINCYYETWVFGPFACEVYGMFGSLFGCVSIWTMTMIAFDRYNVIVNGLSGKPLTNNGALARICGVWVSTLAWTLAPFFGWNRYVPEGNMSACGTDYLTDTFSSRSYILVYSIFVYFAPLFLIIYSYTFIIKAVSAHEKNMREQAKKMNVASLRSSEAQNTSTEMKLAKVALVTISLWFLAWTPYLIINYTGIFKASPISPLATIWGSLFAKANAVYNPIVYGISHPKYRAALYQKFPSLSCTDPADDSQSVASGTTTVVSEKSEKTESA encoded by the coding sequence ATGGCCTCGTACGGTGCTTGGATGGCTGCTCAGTCTGCGGGTCATGCAGTGGCCTCCAATCTGACCGTGGTGGATAGAGTTCCGGCAGATATGCTGCACATGGTGGACGCCCATTGGTACCAGTTTCCGCCGATGAATCCCCTGTGGCACTCTTTGCTGGGCTTTGCCATCGCCGTTCTCTGCTTCATCTCGGTTGTCGGCAACGGAATGGTCATGTACATCTTCACCAACACCAAGACGCTCCGGACCCCATCCAACCTGCTAGTGGTCAATCTAGCCTTCTCGGACTTCCTGATGATGTTTACCATGGGACCGCCAATGGTGATCAACTGCTACTACGAGACCTGGGTCTTTGGCCCATTCGCTTGCGAGGTCTACGGCATGTTCGGATCGCTGTTCGGCTGCGTTTCGATCTGGACCATGACTATGATTGCGTTCGACCGTTACAATGTCATCGTGAATGGCCTTTCTGGCAAACCTCTGACCAACAACGGCGCTTTGGCTCGGATCTGCGGAGTGTGGGTTTCAACCTTGGCCTGGACCTTGGCTCCGTTCTTCGGCTGGAATCGTTACGTGCCGGAAGGAAACATGAGCGCTTGTGGAACCGATTATCTGACCGACACCTTCAGCAGCCGCTCGTACATTCTGGTTTACTCGATCTTCGTGTACTTCGCGCCTCTGTTTCTGATCATCTACTCGTACACCTTCATCATCAAGGCCGTGTCTGCTCATGAAAAGAACATGCGCGAACAGGCCAAGAAGATGAACGTTGCCTCGCTGCGATCGTCCGAAGCTCAGAACACCAGCACCGAAATGAAGCTGGCCAAGGTCGCTCTGGTCACGATCTCGCTGTGGTTCTTGGCATGGACTCCATACCTGATCATCAACTACACCGGTATCTTCAAGGCGTCTCCGATTAGCCCTCTGGCCACCATCTGGGGATCGCTGTTCGCCAAGGCCAACGCCGTGTACAACCCGATCGTGTACGGAATCAGCCATCCCAAGTACCGAGCTGCTCTGTACCAGAAGTTCCCATCGTTGTCCTGCACGGACCCTGCCGACGATTCGCAGTCGGTGGCTTCCGGAACTACGACTGTTGTGTCGGAGAAGTCGGAAAAGACGGAATCTGCTTAA